One stretch of Prunus persica cultivar Lovell chromosome G1, Prunus_persica_NCBIv2, whole genome shotgun sequence DNA includes these proteins:
- the LOC18788925 gene encoding pentatricopeptide repeat-containing protein At1g26460, mitochondrial yields MATQMAILARTRTLAKTLNPNPGFKTITTFSFLSQELQLAEPTHPIPSTPLPPNPASGSPLYNENWRNPIPNSSMTQSLLPLGFLNQSPSSRIHALSQTLDVQSLMNVFADWMTSQRWADMKQLFEFWIRSLDKNGKPNKPDVNLYNHYLRANLMTGASPGQMLDLVGHMEDYGVTPNTASFNLVLKSMHQAREIDAAEKLLERMLQTGNESPPDDESYDLVVGMLFQTDRIDAALKYIDLTLKSGYMLSMAVFRDCVQGCADKGKLDILVSIIDKCKSMDQNKALCPPWNMCNYIAEVALQVDNSKLAFHALEFMAKWIARGEQARPAVFLSVDEGLLVSALATAARTHSTTLLDASWAILRRSLRQKKAPNPESYRGKICALASLGSLQRAFSTLHEYESAYGNSDKEEELFSPFTSLHPLVVACSKGGFETLDSVYYQLENLSRADPPYKSVAALNCIILGCANIWHIERAYQTFDAISSSFELTPDIHSYNCLMYAFGKFKQTVEASNVFGHLVSLGVKPNAKSYSLLVDAHLVNKDPKSALSVIDDMVNAGFEPTRETLKKVRRRCMREMDYESDDRVDSLAKRFKIQLGSESRRNILFNLNYSTGYA; encoded by the exons ATGGCGACACAAATGGCGATCCTCGCACGCACGCGAACGCTggccaaaaccctaaacccgaaCCCGGGATTCAAGACCATCACAACCTTCTCATTTCTCTCGCAGGAGCTCCAACTCGCCGAGCCAACTCATCCCATCCCCTCGACCCCGCTCCCTCCGAACCCAGCCTCCGGAAGCCCGTTGTACAACGAGAACTGGCGAAACCCGATCCCCAACTCGTCCATGACTCAGTCTCTGCTCCCCCTAGGGTTCCTTAACCAATCCCCTAGCTCTCGCATCCATGCCCTCTCGCAAACCCTAGACGTGCAGAGCCTAATGAATGTGTTCGCAGATTGGATGACCTCGCAGAGATGGGCAGACATGAAGCAGCTGTTCGAGTTTTGGATTCGGTCTCTGGACAAGAACGGGAAGCCCAATAAGCCCGATGTGAACTTGTATAACCATTACTTGAGGGCCAATTTGATGACCGGAGCCTCACCTGGGCAGATGCTCGATCTGGTCGGGCATATGGAGGACTATGGCGTCACGCCCAACACGGCGTCGTTTAATCTCGTCCTCAAGTCCATGCACCAGGCCAGAGAGATCGATGCAGCTGAGAAATTGCTCGAAAG GATGTTGCAGACAGGGAACGAATCTCCGCCTGATGATGAGTCATATGACTTGGTTGTCGGCATGCTGTTTCAAACGGACCGAATTGATGCGGCCTTGAAATATATAGATTTGACTTTAAAATCTGGTTATATGTTGTCAATGGCGGTGTTTAGAGATTGTGTACAAGGCTGTGCCGATAAGGGAAAGCTAGATATCTTGGTTTCAATAATTGACAAGTGCAAG TCAATGGATCAGAACAAAGCTCTTTGTCCGCCCTGGAATATGTGCAACTATATTGCAGAAGTTGCTCTGCAAGTTGATAACAGCAAGTTAGCATTTCATGCCCTGGAGTTTATGGCCAAATGGATTGCCAGGGGTGAGCAAGCAAGACCTgctgtttttctttctgtagATGAAGGATTGCTTGTGTCGGCACTCGCAACTGCCGCTAGGACGCACAGTACTACTCTACTGGATGCATCATGGGCAATCTTACGGCGCTCATTGCGCCAAAAGAAGGCCCCTAATCCAGAATCTTACCGTGGGAAAATTTGTGCCCTTGCATCGCTAGGGAGTCTACAAAGAGCTTTTAGTACTCTTCATGAATATGAGTCTGCTTATGGCAATTCTGATAAAGAAGAGGAACTGTTCTCTCCATTTACCTCTTTACATCCTTTGGTCGTGGCATGCTCCAAGGGAGGTTTTGAAACTTTGGACTCA GTGTATTATCAACTAGAGAATTTGAGCCGTGCAGACCCTCCTTACAAGTCTGTTGCTGCTTTGAATTGCATCATATTAGGTTGCGCAAATATCTGGCACATCGAGCGAGCTTACCAAACTTTTGACGCAATTAGTTCCAGCTTTGAATTGACCCCTGATATTCATTCTTACAATTGTCTCATGTATGCTTTTGGAAAGTTCAAGCAG ACTGTAGAAGCTTCAAACGTATTTGGGCACTTGGTAAGTCTGGGCGTCAAACCCAACGCGAAGTCATATTCGTTACTTGTAGATGCTCATCTTGTCAACAAAGATCCAAAATCTGCTCTCTCTGTGATTGATGACATG GTTAATGCTGGATTTGAACCAACAAGAGAAACATTGAAAAAGGTCAG
- the LOC18789383 gene encoding PLASMODESMATA CALLOSE-BINDING PROTEIN 3 encodes MAALVYIVILLALTGHSSATYCICKDGVGDSALQKALDYACGAGADCSPILQSGACYQPNTIKDHCNYAVNSYFQRKGQTAQSCDFAGAATQSPTAPTSSSTSTCVYPSSTSQAGTGSTNSTTTPSTTPSTTPTTGTTPTTGTTPTTGTTPTTGTTSPSSVFGISPTGSGSLTDNTGGVASMKGTNCLFCSLTSTLLFSVFLLLWG; translated from the exons ATGGCTGCTTTAGTGTATATAGTGATTTTATTGGCCCTGACTGGCCATTCAA GTGCTACTTATTGCATATGTAAAGATGGAGTTGGTGACTCGGCCCTCCAGAAGGCACTGGATTATGCTTGTGGAGCTGGAGCTGACTGTTCTCCCATCCTTCAAAGCGGTGCGTGTTACCAACCCAACACTATCAAAGATCACTGCAACTATGCTGTCAACAGCTATTTCCAAAGGAAGGGCCAAACTGCACAGAGCTGCGATTTTGCAGGCGCTGCTACACAGAGCCCAACTGCTCCAA CATCAAGTTCCACTTCCACTTGTGTTTATCCTTCAAGTACCAG CCAAGCAGGAACTGGCTCTACAAACTCAACCACAACTCCAAGTACAACTCCAAGCACAACTCCGACAACAGGCACAACTCCAACCACAGGAACCACTCCAACCACGGGAACCACTCCAACCACAGGAACCACATCTCCCTCATCAGTGTTTGGGATAAGCCCCACCGGCAGTGGCAGCCTCACCGACAATACTGGTGGTGTGGCTTCTATGAAAGGCACAAACTGCTTGTTTTGCTCTCTGACTTCAACTCTCTTGTTCTCAGTGTTTTTGCTGCTGTGGGGTTGA
- the LOC18792195 gene encoding probable F-box protein At1g53815, whose protein sequence is MARESRPRKLEEGDDDDRIRELPTEIIFSHILPRLPAEDLMTRCRCVCKSWSSLIRSPFFVAAFSNFRKNTTNFIFKNGNRFFSSKIEEEQQGEGGGNKYKVPIPTPLAEISYRNGCIALDHYNTNVHKLQSVRGLVCSSFKCGPVFILNPTTRESIQLPHVNTRGFDTYHFGFTPLTNEYKVLQVISSWELGKWNHWLNVYTLGLGRDSSWRPLQVDPAMEIWTLHTGT, encoded by the exons ATGGCCAGAGAAAGTCGTCCAAGGAAATTG GAGgaaggtgatgatgatgatcgaATTCGGGAGCTCCCAACCGAAATCATATTCTCTCATATACTCCCACGGCTACCAGCAGAGGATCTGATGACGCGGTGCAGATGCGTATGCAAGTCTTGGTCCTCCCTCATCCGCAGCCCTTTCTTTGTCGCCGCCTTCTCCAACTTTCGCAAGAACACCACTaacttcattttcaaaaaCGGTAACCGCTTCTTCTCTTCAAAAATAGAGGAGGAGCAACAAGGAGAGGGAGGAGGGAATAAATATAAGGTTCCAATTCCAACACCCCTCGCAGAAATTTCATACCGGAATGGGTGCATAGCTCTCGACCATTACAACACTAATGTTCATAAACTGCAGAGCGTCCGTGGCTTGGTTTGTTCATCCTTTAAGTGTGGCCCTGTTTTCATACTTAACCCTACTACTCGAGAGTCCATTCAACTTCCCCATGTAAATACCCGTGGATTTGATACATATCACTTTGGCTTCACTCCCCTTACCAACGAGTATAAGGTTCTCCAGGTCATCTCATCCTGGGAACTTGGAAAATGGAATCATTGGTTGAACGTATACACCCTAGGCCTAGGTAGGGATTCTTCGTGGAGGCCATTGCAGGTAGACCCTGCAATGGAGATATGGACCTTACACACAGGCACATAA
- the LOC18792495 gene encoding F-box/kelch-repeat protein At3g06240, with protein sequence MKQIVHGLACASSGSCPVSIHNLSTRESIQLPHVKREYNTFTTYHFGFSPLTNEYKVLQIFQRFRPKTPRKLDIQFNVFTLGTDSSWRPLQVDPGHLLFDALSYAFETNVRCSASVCVNGAIHWMYERQKMIVVFEVREETFRVVPLPQDYNQEFGQDNHEYKRITDDYGQADASIIEVGGCVGVYADKSWKQNKVVLWILKDHQNLVWVKETISVMQREAGFVEVLGTIHTGELAFALYLDRNTICSDSLCIASTFGFWDTSPLKLVSIYDDSIVPLK encoded by the exons ATGAAGCAGATTGTCCATGGCTTGGCTTGTGCATCCTCTGGCTCTTGCCCTGTTTCCATACATAACCTTAGCACTCGAGAGTCCATCCAACTTCCTCATGTAAAACGAGAATACAATACATTCACTACATATCACTTCGGGTTCAGTCCACTTACCAATGAGTATAAGGTTCTCCAGATCTTCCAACGATTTCGTCCCAAAACACCTAGAAAATTGGATATTCAGTTCAACGTATTCACGCTAGGCACGGATTCTTCGTGGAGGCCATTGCAGGTAGACCCTGGCCATCTTCTTTTTGATGCTCTAAGTTACGCCTTTGAGACAAACGTGAGATGTAGTGCAAGTGTGTGCGTCAATGGGGCCATACACTGGATGTACGAGAGGCAGAAAATGATAGTGGTATTTGAGGTTAGAGAGGAGACATTCAGGGTGGTGCCACTACCCCAAGATTATAATCAAGAGTTTGGTCAAGATAATCATGAATACAAACGCATTACTGATGATTATGGCCAGGCCGATGCAAGTATAATTGAGGTGGGAGGATGCGTGGGTGTGTATGCTGACAAGTCGTGGAAACAGAACAAGGTAGTGTTATGGATTTTGAAGGACCACCAAAACCTCGTGTGGGTTAAGGAGACTATTAGCGTGATGCAGAGAGAAGCAGGATTTGTTGAAGTCTTGGGTACAATCCACACAGGCGAGCTAGCGTTTGCGCTCTATTTGGACAGAAATACAATCTGCTCAGATTCGTTATGTATCGCATCCACTTTTG GTTTTTGGGATACTTCACCACTTAAGTTAGTAAGTATTTATGATGATAGCATTGTCCCCTTAAAATGA